Proteins co-encoded in one Pseudarthrobacter chlorophenolicus A6 genomic window:
- a CDS encoding carbohydrate ABC transporter permease: MSAISELSSLSRRKGKATAEEKKANGRDNKAAYIFLLPWLVGLVAITIGPMVMSLYLSFTDYNLLQPPEWTGADNFIRMLSDARLHNSLRVTFTYVFVGVPLQLAVALLIALVLDKGLRGLPFYRSVFYLPSLLGGSVAVAILWKQIFGTTGLVNQVLAMFGIQGPGWISDPGTALGSIILLHVWTFGAPMIIFLAGLRQIPVMYYEAAKVDGATTLQQFWRITMPMLSPIIFFNLVLQIIGSFQSFTQAFIVSGGNGGPSDSTMFFTLYLYQKGFGQFDMGYASAMAWVLLLIIGVFTAINFIASKYWVFYDD, from the coding sequence ATGAGCGCCATCAGCGAGCTGAGCTCCCTTAGCCGGCGCAAGGGCAAGGCCACTGCCGAGGAGAAGAAGGCGAATGGCCGGGACAATAAGGCCGCGTACATCTTCTTGTTGCCGTGGCTGGTGGGCCTGGTGGCCATCACCATCGGCCCGATGGTGATGTCCCTTTACCTGTCCTTCACGGATTACAACCTGCTGCAGCCGCCGGAATGGACCGGGGCGGATAACTTCATCCGGATGCTCAGTGACGCAAGGTTGCACAATTCCCTGCGGGTGACGTTCACTTACGTGTTCGTGGGTGTCCCGCTGCAGCTGGCGGTGGCGCTGCTGATCGCTCTGGTGCTGGACAAGGGCCTGCGCGGGTTGCCGTTCTACCGCTCGGTGTTCTACCTGCCGTCCCTGCTGGGCGGTTCCGTGGCTGTGGCCATCCTGTGGAAGCAGATCTTTGGCACCACCGGCCTGGTGAACCAGGTTCTGGCGATGTTCGGGATCCAGGGTCCGGGCTGGATCTCGGATCCGGGGACTGCGCTGGGGTCCATCATCCTGCTGCACGTCTGGACGTTCGGTGCGCCGATGATTATCTTCCTGGCGGGCCTGCGGCAGATTCCCGTGATGTATTACGAGGCAGCCAAGGTTGATGGTGCCACCACGCTCCAGCAGTTCTGGCGGATCACGATGCCGATGCTGAGCCCGATCATCTTCTTCAACCTGGTCCTGCAGATTATCGGTTCGTTCCAGTCGTTCACGCAGGCGTTCATCGTCTCCGGCGGCAACGGCGGGCCGTCGGACTCCACGATGTTCTTCACGCTGTACCTGTACCAGAAGGGCTTCGGCCAGTTCGACATGGGCTACGCGTCCGCCATGGCGTGGGTGCTGCTGCTCATCATCGGCGTCTTCACCGCCATCAACTTCATCGCTTCTAAGTATTGGGTTTTCTATGACGACTAA